In Geotalea uraniireducens, one genomic interval encodes:
- a CDS encoding tetratricopeptide repeat protein: MTANWRWQLIIPGLLAIVGSGAVSTAAGHEGYDPRKVLQLQNQAEAERNSPFYSREAEGDAAALTRLGIASRLAGGAANDVEAVKWFRMAAALGYGEAEYYLGLMAEEGRGMARNCTIAARWYDLAVRQGVAEAQYRLGVLYETGCGVPGDDAAAARLYLMAAGRHLPDAEFRLGTLIHDGRGIPRNDADAARWFHKAASRGSLPAAFALGQLLDDGNVAPPPGESAVGWYHYAADRGYAPAQRQLGVLYAAGRLVAADRVQAMMWFNLAIAGGDGEAAALKERLAGRLTPFELLAAQRRARLWQPTTDCTSSQNSP, translated from the coding sequence ATGACGGCAAACTGGCGCTGGCAGCTGATTATTCCCGGATTGCTGGCGATTGTCGGGAGTGGGGCGGTATCAACCGCCGCGGGCCACGAGGGTTACGATCCCCGGAAAGTGCTGCAGTTGCAGAACCAAGCGGAAGCGGAGCGAAATTCCCCGTTCTACTCCCGGGAGGCCGAGGGGGATGCGGCGGCGCTGACCCGGCTGGGCATCGCCAGCCGGCTGGCCGGCGGGGCGGCGAACGACGTCGAGGCGGTGAAGTGGTTCCGGATGGCGGCCGCCCTCGGTTACGGCGAAGCCGAGTATTATCTGGGGCTGATGGCCGAGGAGGGGCGGGGGATGGCGCGGAACTGCACCATTGCCGCCCGCTGGTACGACCTCGCCGTCCGCCAGGGGGTCGCCGAAGCGCAGTATCGCCTCGGGGTGCTGTACGAAACGGGGTGCGGCGTTCCCGGCGACGATGCCGCCGCCGCCCGGCTCTACCTGATGGCGGCCGGCCGGCATCTGCCCGACGCCGAATTCCGGCTCGGGACGCTAATCCACGATGGGCGCGGGATACCGCGCAACGACGCCGACGCGGCGCGCTGGTTCCACAAGGCGGCCTCCCGCGGCAGCCTCCCGGCCGCCTTTGCTCTCGGCCAACTGCTCGATGACGGGAATGTGGCGCCGCCGCCGGGCGAATCGGCGGTCGGCTGGTACCATTATGCCGCCGACCGGGGCTATGCGCCGGCACAGCGCCAGTTGGGAGTCCTCTATGCCGCCGGGCGGCTGGTGGCGGCGGACCGTGTCCAGGCAATGATGTGGTTCAACCTGGCCATTGCCGGCGGCGATGGCGAAGCGGCGGCGCTGAAAGAGCGGCTTGCCGGCCGGCTGACCCCTTTCGAACTGCTGGCGGCCCAGCGCCGCGCCCGGCTCTGGCAGCCGACCACCGATTGTACCTCGTCCCAAAACTCGCCGTAA
- a CDS encoding TonB-dependent receptor plug domain-containing protein, with protein sequence MFRLRRHIPLLCLVTLLLGAVAPAWAEGDAELQALGLLGGDEEQTTTTARIPRPISRIAENVTVITAEQIARLNVHTLAEVLQTVPGIQLSNPRTPGSFTFFDLQGAPSAHVQVLVDGIRQNDLIENNPEIGLIPVQQIERIEIVKGAASAAWGQALGGVINVITKSPDPDRQAGGELFASAGERLTTDLRTELSGTVGRVGYYLSGGNLHSDGLLPNNGVDNNNGHGKVVYTLPEDGSLTLGVDYRSASRGVLEWPAYDIHDNADTRSLNSYLAFNYQLADNLTLDLTTFFTQKETDYFGRNWSDGALVYNPESREKTGGGNARLTWGDSDYNLVTGLEYEHAQVTTTETIIKADLLDRRFDRWSGYANGAVTLGRFTFLPGFRLDHNGIGSNYFSYTAGLTCRLTDGTVLRGYTANGYSLPYALLNQSHGLQKVWTAQAGVESSDVPYLWLKGTVFYNKISNVEVADFTTGEVLLHRQVRQGFELEARTIPLYGLSLRGGYTFTDAYDHDSGQRLSDVPRQSAKLAVDYDSRELGLKGTLSGNYVWWNASADYQGRYTALLWDLTLTKRLFPDDDLSPELFFSVHNIFNGSQYDQTYYKNPGRWLEGGVRWRF encoded by the coding sequence GTGTTCCGTCTTCGCCGCCACATCCCGCTGCTCTGCCTCGTGACCCTGCTTCTCGGGGCCGTCGCCCCCGCCTGGGCGGAGGGTGACGCGGAGTTGCAGGCCCTCGGGCTGTTGGGGGGCGACGAAGAGCAGACGACCACCACCGCCCGGATCCCCCGGCCGATCTCCCGGATCGCCGAAAACGTCACCGTCATCACCGCCGAGCAGATCGCCCGCCTCAACGTCCACACCCTGGCCGAGGTGCTGCAGACCGTCCCCGGCATCCAGCTCTCCAACCCACGCACACCGGGGAGCTTCACCTTCTTCGACCTCCAGGGGGCGCCGAGCGCCCACGTCCAGGTGCTGGTGGACGGCATCCGCCAGAACGACCTGATTGAGAACAACCCGGAGATCGGCCTGATCCCGGTGCAGCAGATCGAGCGGATCGAGATCGTCAAGGGGGCCGCCTCCGCCGCCTGGGGCCAGGCCCTCGGCGGGGTGATCAACGTCATCACCAAATCCCCCGATCCGGACCGCCAGGCCGGCGGCGAGCTATTCGCCTCGGCCGGCGAGCGGCTGACCACCGACCTGCGGACCGAACTGAGCGGCACCGTCGGCCGTGTCGGCTACTACCTCTCCGGCGGCAACCTCCACTCCGACGGGCTCCTCCCCAACAACGGCGTCGACAACAACAACGGCCACGGCAAGGTCGTCTACACCCTCCCGGAAGACGGCAGCCTCACCCTCGGCGTCGACTACCGGAGTGCCTCGCGGGGAGTTCTCGAATGGCCCGCCTACGACATCCATGACAACGCCGACACCCGGAGCCTCAACAGCTACCTGGCGTTCAACTATCAACTCGCCGACAACCTGACCCTCGACCTGACCACCTTCTTCACCCAGAAGGAAACCGACTACTTCGGCCGCAACTGGAGCGACGGCGCCCTGGTCTACAACCCGGAAAGCCGGGAAAAGACCGGCGGCGGCAACGCCCGGCTCACCTGGGGGGACAGCGACTACAACCTGGTGACCGGCTTGGAGTACGAACACGCCCAGGTCACCACCACCGAGACGATCATCAAGGCCGACCTGCTCGACCGGCGCTTCGACCGCTGGAGCGGCTACGCCAACGGCGCCGTCACCCTCGGCCGCTTCACCTTCCTCCCCGGCTTCCGCCTCGACCACAACGGCATCGGCAGCAACTACTTCAGCTACACCGCCGGCCTCACCTGCCGGCTCACCGACGGCACCGTCCTGCGCGGCTACACCGCCAACGGCTACAGCCTCCCCTACGCCCTGCTCAACCAGAGCCACGGCCTGCAGAAGGTCTGGACCGCCCAGGCGGGCGTCGAGAGCAGCGACGTCCCCTACCTCTGGCTGAAGGGGACCGTCTTCTACAACAAGATCAGCAACGTCGAGGTGGCCGATTTCACCACCGGCGAGGTACTGCTCCACCGCCAGGTCCGCCAGGGGTTCGAGCTGGAAGCGCGGACGATCCCGCTCTATGGCCTGTCGCTGCGCGGTGGCTATACCTTCACCGACGCCTACGACCACGATAGCGGCCAACGGCTGTCGGACGTGCCGCGCCAATCGGCCAAGCTGGCGGTCGACTACGACAGCCGGGAGCTGGGGTTGAAGGGGACCCTGAGCGGCAACTACGTCTGGTGGAACGCCTCGGCCGATTATCAGGGACGCTACACCGCCCTCCTCTGGGACCTGACCCTGACCAAGCGGCTTTTCCCGGACGACGACCTGTCGCCGGAGCTGTTCTTCTCGGTCCATAACATCTTCAACGGGTCCCAGTACGATCAGACCTATTACAAAAACCCCGGCCGCTGGCTGGAGGGGGGAGTGAGGTGGCGCTTTTGA
- a CDS encoding sensor histidine kinase, with amino-acid sequence MTFLSRIAHFRASFRYRLFLTFTAVTAGITILFTTLFVAREIHGYRALLQEKAALLASLLANDIRLNLYAEDRSALERRADRALETPGVAGVFIINGEGIVMLERQRKGVRDNSSVISAWVPVFAGTLSSSAESALTGISPQAQPIGKVRLDMETTELTRKITVLICFAIVSAVCFWALVSFFSYLALRRVTQSFNALMDGIDKLRQGNLSFRIAGSERDEPGRAALAVNAMAASLLDREAENERLQKELLQAMQLEVQEEKRQVMAKLIQTNRMTSLGLLVSSMAHEINNPNGSIRLAGQFLSKAWKDATPILEAVASDEGDFQLGGIQYSAARDEIDKALGTIARNTDRIEQVIRDLRAYGLGERNEFRTDVDPNQVVGNALAIIRAHGRRSNLSISVDQAASLPVITGNANQLEQVVLNLLMNSIQALPDGQGNVIVGTRLDPYTGQVVISVKDDGEGISSEAMNHLFEPFFSTRIERGGSGLGLYITSFIVSEHKGRMEVESGVGAGTTVRVFLPPTTPTEPAE; translated from the coding sequence ATGACGTTCCTGAGCCGGATCGCCCACTTTCGCGCCAGCTTCCGCTACCGGCTGTTTCTCACCTTCACCGCCGTCACGGCGGGCATCACCATCCTTTTCACCACCCTGTTCGTCGCCCGCGAGATCCACGGCTACCGCGCCCTGCTCCAGGAAAAGGCGGCGCTCCTCGCTTCCCTGCTGGCCAACGACATCCGCCTCAACCTCTATGCCGAGGACCGCTCGGCCCTCGAACGGCGAGCGGACCGGGCGCTGGAAACCCCGGGGGTAGCTGGCGTCTTCATCATCAACGGCGAGGGGATCGTGATGCTGGAACGGCAACGGAAGGGGGTGCGGGATAACAGCTCCGTGATCAGCGCCTGGGTCCCAGTCTTCGCCGGCACCCTGTCATCCTCCGCCGAATCGGCCCTGACCGGCATCTCACCCCAGGCACAGCCGATCGGCAAGGTCCGGCTCGACATGGAAACCACCGAGCTGACCCGCAAGATCACCGTGCTGATATGCTTCGCCATTGTCTCGGCCGTCTGTTTCTGGGCCTTGGTTTCTTTCTTCAGCTATCTGGCGCTGCGCCGGGTCACCCAGTCGTTCAATGCGCTGATGGACGGCATCGACAAGCTTCGCCAGGGGAACCTGTCGTTTCGGATCGCCGGCAGCGAGCGGGACGAACCGGGGCGGGCAGCGCTGGCCGTTAACGCCATGGCCGCCTCGCTCCTGGACCGGGAAGCTGAAAACGAGCGGCTGCAGAAGGAACTGCTCCAGGCGATGCAGCTGGAGGTCCAGGAGGAAAAGCGCCAGGTGATGGCCAAGCTGATCCAGACCAACCGGATGACATCCCTCGGGCTGCTGGTTTCCAGCATGGCCCACGAGATCAACAACCCCAACGGCTCGATCCGGCTGGCCGGTCAGTTCCTCAGCAAAGCCTGGAAAGACGCCACGCCGATCCTGGAAGCGGTCGCCAGCGACGAGGGTGATTTCCAGCTGGGGGGGATTCAGTACAGTGCCGCGCGGGACGAGATCGACAAGGCGCTCGGCACCATCGCCCGCAACACCGACCGGATCGAGCAGGTGATCCGCGACCTGCGGGCCTATGGCCTGGGCGAGCGGAACGAGTTCCGCACCGACGTCGATCCCAACCAGGTGGTCGGCAACGCCCTGGCCATCATCCGCGCCCACGGCCGGCGCTCCAATCTCTCGATCTCCGTCGACCAGGCCGCCAGCCTGCCGGTGATCACCGGCAATGCCAACCAGCTGGAACAGGTGGTGCTCAACCTCCTGATGAACTCCATCCAGGCCCTCCCCGACGGCCAGGGGAACGTCATCGTCGGCACCAGGCTCGACCCCTACACCGGCCAGGTGGTGATCAGCGTCAAGGACGACGGCGAGGGAATCTCCTCCGAAGCAATGAACCATCTCTTCGAGCCGTTCTTCTCCACCCGGATCGAGCGGGGGGGGAGCGGCCTCGGCCTCTACATCACCAGTTTCATTGTCAGCGAACACAAGGGCCGGATGGAAGTCGAATCAGGCGTCGGCGCCGGCACCACCGTCCGGGTTTTCCTCCCCCCCACCACTCCGACCGAACCGGCCGAATAA
- the gptM gene encoding geopeptide radical SAM maturase produces the protein MPLSRYLTIYPCPEKPGSFLLYSTKKGAVVRLSAALLAAARAGTLAPAEAERLRRLEIVVDDPAAERAAMAAAVERTNLRRRRFNALVVLNLDCNLACPYCYEDPFRGRHFMTPETARLLVETVRREQLAEGREVALEFYGGEALLSRSLLREIAAPLGAAARELGVKFSFGLVTNGTLLTRAVAEELLPLGLSGASITLDGPREVHDRQRPFVSGKGSFDTILANVKAVWDLVPLRIGGNFGRDSYREFPRLLDQLLAEGITPEKVRAVQFSPIIPKAGGGAATDHAGCFSANEPWLVEAALYLREEILRRGFDTPKPTMAACMVEFANDLVVNYDGTLYKCPAFMGWPELAVGTLADGVGDYAASHNLNVWRTDECLDCPYLPLCFGGCRLLRKLRTGAIDGVDCRRDFFAAALEQLVRQDLELRRRA, from the coding sequence ATGCCCCTTTCCCGTTATCTGACTATCTACCCCTGTCCGGAGAAGCCGGGCAGTTTCCTCCTCTATTCGACCAAGAAGGGTGCGGTGGTCCGGCTGTCGGCGGCGCTGCTGGCGGCGGCGCGGGCGGGGACGCTGGCGCCGGCCGAGGCGGAGCGACTGCGACGGCTGGAGATCGTCGTCGACGATCCGGCGGCGGAGCGGGCGGCGATGGCGGCGGCGGTGGAGCGGACCAACCTGCGGCGCCGGCGCTTCAATGCCCTGGTGGTCCTCAATCTCGACTGTAACCTGGCCTGTCCCTACTGTTACGAAGATCCCTTTCGCGGCCGGCACTTTATGACCCCGGAGACGGCGCGGCTGCTGGTGGAGACGGTCCGCCGCGAGCAGTTGGCCGAGGGGCGGGAGGTGGCGCTGGAATTCTACGGCGGCGAGGCGCTCCTCTCCCGGTCGCTTTTGCGGGAGATTGCCGCGCCGCTCGGTGCCGCGGCCCGCGAGCTGGGGGTGAAGTTCTCCTTCGGCCTGGTGACCAACGGCACCCTGCTGACCCGGGCGGTGGCGGAGGAGCTGCTGCCGCTGGGGCTGAGCGGGGCGAGCATCACCCTCGACGGCCCGCGGGAGGTCCACGACCGCCAGCGCCCCTTCGTCTCCGGCAAGGGGAGCTTCGATACCATCCTCGCCAATGTCAAGGCGGTCTGGGACCTGGTGCCGCTCCGGATCGGCGGCAACTTCGGCCGCGACAGCTACCGGGAGTTCCCCCGGCTTCTCGACCAGCTGCTGGCCGAGGGGATCACCCCTGAGAAGGTGCGGGCGGTCCAGTTCAGCCCGATCATCCCCAAGGCGGGGGGCGGCGCCGCCACCGATCACGCCGGCTGCTTCTCGGCCAACGAGCCGTGGCTGGTGGAGGCGGCCCTCTACCTCCGCGAGGAGATCCTCCGCCGCGGCTTCGACACCCCGAAACCGACCATGGCCGCCTGCATGGTCGAGTTTGCCAACGACCTGGTGGTCAACTACGACGGCACCCTCTACAAATGCCCCGCCTTCATGGGGTGGCCGGAGCTGGCGGTCGGCACCCTGGCCGACGGCGTCGGCGACTACGCCGCCTCCCACAACCTCAACGTCTGGCGGACCGACGAATGCCTCGACTGCCCCTATCTCCCCCTCTGCTTCGGCGGCTGCCGGCTGCTGCGCAAGCTGCGGACCGGCGCCATCGACGGCGTCGACTGTCGCCGCGACTTCTTCGCCGCCGCGCTCGAACAATTGGTCCGCCAGGACCTGGAACTCCGCCGCCGCGCCTGA
- a CDS encoding AAA family ATPase, translating into MQIISLQLKNVKSHRDAVLVFAPGINVLSGPNGAGKSTIFEAIGYALFGVDARDFVTNAERFLSIGARKGEVAVTFRTDGGETWRVTRTVGTPAKWLLAKEQGGAFEVEEHAKSEETAARLAELLGLDNGRPLAEQFKLVIGPFQNDFLGPFVIRQPTKRQEAFDEILGIDAWRKTFKGTSALLAAVQERLKVLAAELAAKEEQVAELPAREEALAGAIAARAARQEELLARETALRQATERLGEEERRKELLEAAEGAARQTATQLEAGREYVASQQRLVEQAEAAAAAVAANRPGREAFQRAEQLLTGLRERERQRRAIEREIGELDRLAVRLAEAYELEVRELATAEAQLAAEGERLTAARRELAADGELAATAARLPALRDELERRKGERARLTGRRAGLEEGAAKLGAGVCPFLGEPCRNLAAGAPGDLFDDRFATLDRELARLDAAIADGAAGLAAAEGAERELAARRVRGQELEKQLAALVERQRQLAERRAGLAERAARRDEAAALVAGRRQELAPFAELDDEIVRAEEERSRHQPARDACQANEQAAGELASRQQTLVRYQGRLAELQAQLAAQQAEAERLRAAYQPARHEELRQQKETLVAGVATLRQQLDDLERERQRLAGELGRLREIVAEIGRKREEQAACTARETLVKFLRNQVFKNVSGQLSERFREEIGQRADRIYRTIAETDEELVWGEGYQIVLRDLQEGGVRERSDDQLSGGQTMSAVVALRLALLQTVGARIAFFDEPTSNLDAARRENLAHAFRAIDVGREELTEHWYDQLFLISHDVAFTEITDQTIQLAGAGGTDS; encoded by the coding sequence ATGCAAATCATCTCGCTCCAGCTGAAAAACGTTAAATCCCACCGGGATGCCGTGTTGGTCTTCGCGCCGGGGATCAATGTCCTCTCCGGACCGAACGGCGCCGGCAAGAGCACGATCTTCGAGGCGATCGGCTATGCGCTGTTCGGGGTGGATGCCCGCGATTTCGTCACCAACGCCGAGCGGTTCCTTTCGATCGGCGCCCGGAAGGGGGAGGTTGCGGTGACCTTCCGCACCGACGGCGGCGAAACCTGGCGGGTGACCCGAACCGTCGGCACCCCGGCCAAGTGGCTCCTGGCGAAAGAGCAGGGGGGCGCCTTCGAGGTGGAAGAGCACGCCAAAAGCGAAGAAACGGCGGCGCGGCTTGCCGAGCTGCTCGGCCTGGACAACGGCCGGCCGCTGGCGGAGCAGTTCAAGCTGGTGATCGGCCCGTTCCAGAACGACTTCCTCGGCCCCTTCGTCATCCGCCAGCCGACCAAGCGCCAGGAAGCCTTCGACGAGATTCTCGGCATTGACGCCTGGCGGAAGACCTTCAAGGGGACCAGTGCGCTGCTGGCGGCGGTGCAGGAGCGGCTCAAGGTGCTGGCCGCCGAGCTGGCGGCAAAAGAGGAGCAGGTGGCGGAGCTGCCGGCGCGGGAGGAGGCACTGGCCGGGGCGATCGCCGCCCGGGCGGCGCGCCAGGAGGAACTGCTGGCCCGGGAGACTGCCCTCCGCCAGGCGACCGAACGGCTCGGCGAAGAGGAACGGCGCAAGGAGCTGCTGGAGGCGGCGGAGGGGGCTGCCCGGCAGACCGCCACCCAGCTCGAAGCGGGCCGGGAATACGTGGCAAGCCAGCAGCGGCTCGTCGAGCAGGCGGAGGCGGCTGCGGCGGCGGTGGCGGCGAATCGCCCGGGCCGGGAGGCCTTCCAGCGGGCCGAGCAGCTACTGACCGGCTTGCGGGAGCGGGAGCGGCAGCGCCGGGCCATCGAGCGGGAGATCGGCGAACTGGACCGGCTGGCGGTCCGGCTGGCCGAGGCGTACGAACTGGAAGTGCGGGAACTGGCGACGGCGGAGGCCCAGCTGGCGGCGGAGGGTGAGCGGCTGACCGCCGCCCGGCGGGAGCTGGCGGCCGACGGGGAGCTTGCCGCGACGGCCGCTCGGTTGCCGGCGTTACGGGACGAACTGGAGCGGCGGAAGGGGGAACGGGCGCGCCTGACCGGCCGGCGGGCCGGGCTGGAGGAAGGCGCGGCGAAACTTGGCGCCGGGGTCTGCCCGTTTCTCGGCGAACCGTGCCGGAACCTGGCGGCCGGGGCGCCCGGCGACCTGTTCGACGACCGCTTCGCCACCCTCGACCGGGAACTGGCCCGGCTCGACGCGGCGATCGCCGACGGCGCCGCCGGGTTGGCCGCCGCCGAAGGAGCGGAGCGGGAACTGGCCGCCCGCCGGGTGCGCGGCCAGGAACTGGAGAAGCAGCTGGCGGCCCTCGTCGAGCGGCAGCGGCAGCTGGCGGAGCGGCGGGCCGGGCTGGCGGAACGGGCGGCACGCCGGGACGAAGCGGCGGCGCTGGTGGCCGGCCGGCGGCAGGAACTGGCCCCCTTTGCCGAGCTGGATGACGAAATCGTCCGGGCCGAGGAGGAGCGGAGCCGCCACCAGCCGGCCCGCGATGCCTGCCAGGCCAACGAGCAGGCCGCCGGCGAACTGGCGAGTCGGCAGCAGACCCTGGTCCGCTACCAGGGCCGGCTGGCGGAGCTGCAGGCGCAGCTGGCGGCGCAGCAGGCCGAGGCGGAACGGCTCCGGGCCGCCTACCAGCCGGCGCGGCACGAGGAACTTCGCCAACAGAAAGAGACGCTGGTCGCCGGGGTGGCCACGCTGCGCCAGCAGCTCGACGACCTGGAGCGGGAACGGCAGCGGCTCGCCGGCGAACTCGGCCGGCTGCGGGAGATCGTCGCCGAGATCGGCCGGAAGCGGGAAGAGCAGGCAGCCTGCACCGCGCGGGAAACGCTGGTCAAGTTCCTCCGCAACCAGGTCTTCAAGAACGTCTCCGGCCAGCTCTCGGAACGGTTCCGGGAAGAGATCGGCCAGCGGGCCGACCGGATCTACCGGACCATCGCCGAGACCGACGAGGAACTGGTCTGGGGAGAGGGGTACCAGATCGTTCTCCGCGACCTCCAGGAAGGAGGAGTGCGGGAACGGAGCGACGACCAGCTCTCCGGCGGCCAGACGATGAGCGCGGTGGTGGCGCTGCGGCTCGCCCTGCTGCAGACGGTCGGCGCCCGGATCGCCTTCTTCGACGAGCCGACCTCCAACCTCGACGCCGCCCGGCGGGAAAACCTCGCCCACGCCTTTCGGGCCATCGACGTCGGCCGGGAGGAGCTGACTGAACACTGGTACGACCAGCTCTTCCTGATCAGTCACGACGTTGCCTTCACCGAGATCACCGACCAGACCATCCAACTCGCCGGCGCCGGCGGGACGGACAGCTGA
- a CDS encoding metallophosphoesterase family protein, giving the protein MTVRFLHTADLHLGKSYRNSPGEAERYADFFRCLATLVADALRERVDFVLIAGDLFHTGQILPRTFALTIETLQPLKDAGIPCIAVEGNHDWIHRRDSISWMEALSQMGYLALLRPTRTADGGYRFDPFDPESGLGGQLTLKGLNIYGLGYIGAQAGNHVPRICAAVTTTRNLLLFHVGIWSYSPVEIGNMQPDEALPLAEVFDYVALGHGHKPYIVSTPAGRPYAFNPGAPERVNFGEERYDKGYYLVTVDGDDYRHEFRPTAPRPMYSLTVDLEGAADAETALERFRARIADKLGPLADDRRPLLELRLTGRVGFHPFELGRERLRLVLDELCAPLHVEIRNHLSLVSAGGGAVTEKKSLAEIEREVLRELIGSRSDYRGREDELVRLALAIRDQVLKGDVEGEELLALLEHHS; this is encoded by the coding sequence ATGACTGTCCGTTTTCTCCATACTGCCGACCTGCATCTCGGCAAGAGCTACCGCAACTCCCCCGGTGAGGCGGAGCGCTATGCCGACTTTTTCCGCTGCCTGGCGACCCTCGTCGCCGACGCGCTCCGCGAGCGGGTCGACTTCGTGCTGATTGCCGGCGACCTGTTCCATACCGGCCAGATTCTCCCCCGGACCTTCGCCCTGACCATCGAAACCCTCCAGCCGCTCAAGGATGCCGGCATCCCCTGTATTGCCGTCGAAGGGAACCACGACTGGATCCACCGCCGCGACAGCATCTCCTGGATGGAGGCACTGTCGCAGATGGGCTACCTGGCGTTGCTCCGGCCGACCCGCACCGCCGACGGCGGCTACCGCTTCGACCCCTTCGATCCGGAAAGCGGGCTGGGGGGGCAGCTGACGCTCAAGGGGCTGAACATCTACGGCCTCGGCTATATCGGCGCCCAGGCGGGGAACCACGTGCCGCGGATCTGCGCCGCGGTGACGACCACCCGCAACCTTCTCCTCTTCCATGTCGGCATCTGGAGCTATTCGCCGGTGGAGATCGGCAACATGCAGCCCGACGAGGCGCTGCCGCTGGCGGAGGTCTTCGACTACGTCGCCCTCGGCCACGGCCACAAGCCGTACATCGTCAGTACCCCGGCCGGCCGCCCCTATGCCTTCAATCCGGGGGCGCCGGAGCGGGTCAATTTCGGCGAAGAGCGCTACGACAAGGGGTATTATCTGGTTACCGTCGACGGGGACGACTACCGCCACGAATTTCGCCCCACCGCGCCGCGGCCGATGTATTCGCTGACCGTCGACCTGGAGGGTGCCGCCGATGCCGAGACCGCCCTGGAGCGGTTCCGTGCCCGGATTGCCGACAAGCTCGGCCCGCTGGCCGACGACCGGCGGCCGCTCCTGGAACTGCGGCTCACCGGCCGGGTCGGCTTCCACCCCTTCGAACTGGGGCGCGAGAGGCTGCGGCTGGTCCTCGACGAGCTCTGCGCGCCGCTCCACGTCGAGATCCGCAACCACCTGTCGCTGGTCAGTGCCGGCGGCGGCGCGGTCACCGAAAAGAAGAGCCTGGCCGAGATTGAGCGGGAGGTGCTCCGGGAGCTGATCGGCAGCCGAAGCGACTACCGGGGGCGGGAGGACGAACTGGTCCGGCTCGCCCTGGCAATCCGCGACCAGGTGCTCAAGGGAGACGTGGAAGGGGAGGAGCTGTTGGCGCTCCTCGAACACCACTCATAA
- a CDS encoding ABC transporter substrate-binding protein: MALLRALIFAILLALLLPAWACAYDVLVVESRRDPVAEEVLRGFRSTHDWKLRIIPLADYAEVDVARIVREDRPDLVLTIGDDALAATRSVRQTPVVAVLSLALRDLYGRRSNLTGVDIDLDPNRYLALFDALRRSRVGVIYDPARSGQYLNRAANQATRYGIDLVERKIRNPKETIGQLAALKGKIDAIWLIPDPTAVTQQTAESYFLFSQEQRVPVVAFAPVYLRLGAAVVLELDRYDLGRQAGEIAQRITRGTPPASIPLAAPRRFILKSNPSILKHLQIPAAALERLADDRIGQ, from the coding sequence GTGGCGCTTTTGAGGGCCCTGATCTTCGCCATCCTCCTTGCCCTGCTCCTCCCCGCCTGGGCGTGCGCCTACGACGTGCTGGTGGTGGAGAGCCGCCGCGACCCGGTGGCCGAGGAAGTGCTGCGCGGCTTCCGCAGCACCCACGACTGGAAGCTGCGCATCATCCCCCTGGCCGACTACGCCGAGGTGGACGTGGCGCGGATCGTCCGGGAGGACCGCCCCGACCTGGTGCTGACCATCGGCGATGACGCCCTGGCCGCCACCCGGAGCGTCCGCCAGACCCCGGTGGTCGCCGTTCTCTCCCTGGCGTTGCGCGACCTCTACGGCCGGCGGTCGAACCTGACCGGCGTCGACATCGACCTCGATCCGAACCGCTATTTGGCCCTCTTCGACGCCCTGCGCCGTTCGCGGGTCGGGGTGATCTACGATCCGGCCCGGAGCGGCCAGTACCTGAACCGCGCCGCCAATCAGGCCACCCGTTACGGCATCGACCTGGTGGAGCGGAAAATCCGCAATCCGAAGGAGACCATCGGGCAGCTTGCTGCCTTGAAAGGAAAGATTGACGCCATCTGGCTGATCCCCGACCCGACGGCAGTGACCCAGCAGACCGCCGAATCCTACTTCCTCTTCTCCCAGGAACAGCGGGTACCGGTGGTGGCCTTCGCCCCGGTCTATCTGCGGCTCGGCGCCGCGGTGGTGCTGGAACTGGACCGCTACGACCTCGGCCGCCAGGCGGGCGAGATCGCCCAGCGGATCACCCGGGGGACCCCGCCGGCATCGATCCCGCTGGCCGCCCCCCGCCGCTTCATCCTCAAGAGCAATCCGAGCATTCTCAAGCATCTGCAAATCCCGGCCGCGGCGCTGGAACGGCTGGCGGACGACCGGATCGGCCAATGA